In Planctomycetia bacterium, one DNA window encodes the following:
- a CDS encoding helix-turn-helix domain-containing protein, whose amino-acid sequence MKTQMPIVERSKLSPPQLAKLWGISTEKVLTWIRSGELKAIDAVSRRGERPRYLIDVRDLEAFERSRSTSPVVDPSPRRKRTPEGVMEFFQ is encoded by the coding sequence ATGAAGACGCAAATGCCGATCGTTGAGCGATCGAAGCTGAGCCCGCCGCAACTGGCGAAACTGTGGGGCATCAGTACCGAGAAGGTACTGACTTGGATTCGCTCCGGCGAACTCAAGGCGATCGACGCGGTAAGCCGCCGTGGCGAGCGCCCGCGCTATCTCATTGACGTCCGCGACTTGGAAGCGTTTGAGCGCTCCCGTTCTACGTCGCCCGTCGTTGATCCTTCTCCGCGTCGCAAGCGGACCCCTGAGGGTGTCATGGAATTCTTCCAGTAA